TTCGAATACGCCTCGGGGCGCCGCAAGGCCGCCTTCGCCGAGAGCCGCCGCAAGCGCTTCGAACTGATCCAGTCCTACCTGAGCGGCCGGGTGTTCCCGACCCCGCAGCGGAAGGCGGAGAGCCGCATCGTCCAGCACCGACTCAACAACCTCGCCGCCGACGCGATCCAGAGCGAGGCCGGCGCGAAGGCTTCCCTCGAGAAGCTGAGGACGTACGCGCCCCTCGCTCCGGGGGAAACCCCCGACGTCGAGGTCCCGTGGCTCTCGGGCGCCCGGCGGCTCGACGGGAAGGAGTGGCTGGACAAAGCTTTGGCGGATAACCCGGAGCTCCGCGTCCAAAGGCTCTCGGTCCGCGGAGCGGGGCTGGACCGGGCCTTGGCCTCGCGCGAAGGCTTGCCGGACGCCTCTCTCGTCGCCTCCTACGAGAGGGCCAAAGCCGCCGAGACGGAGAAGACCTACGGCGTGGGTCTGAGCTTCGCCTTCCCGTCCTGGAACGCCAACCGCTCCGGGATCAGGAGCGCGGAGAAGAAAAAGCTCGCCGAGGAGCGCCTGCTCGGCTTCGCGGAACGCAAGCTCCAGGCCGACATGCTCCACGCCTTGGTGGAGTACGAGGCGGCGCGGCAGGTCGTCCTCAAGTACACGCCCGAGACCTTGACGGACCTCGAGGCTCAGCTGCGGGCGGCGGACGAGGGCTTCAGCAAAGGCCAGGTGGACCTGCTGACCCTCCTGGAGCTCGACGGCTCCGCGGCCGAGACCTTCGGCCGCGCCCTCGACGCCCAGACGGACCTCGCCGCCAAGGCGGCGGAGCTGTTCGTCCTGACCGCGGACCGCGACGCTTTGACCAAGCTCGCCTCGTTTTAGGAGAACGCCATGACTCGCCTTCTCGACTGGACTCTCAAGAACCGGCTCGCCGTGATCCTCTTCTTCGCGCTCGGCTGCGCGGCCGGGCTGTACGCCGTCTCCGTCACGCCCGTGGACGCGGTGCCCGACATCACGCCCGTTCAGGTCATGGTCAACACCAAGACCGGGGCGCTCGACCCGGAGCAGATCGAGAAGACCGTCTCCTTCCCGATCGAGACCGACATGAGCGGCATCGCCCATGTCAAAGACGTCCGGTCTCTGTCCAAGTACGGCCTGTCGCAGGTCGTCGTCACCTTCGAGGACGGCACCGACATCTATTGGGCGCGCCAGCAGGTGAGCGAGAAGCTCCAGGGCGCGAGCGGCGAGCTGCCCGCCGGTCTCTCGCCCCACCTCGCCCCGATCAGCACCGGCCTCGGCGAGGTCGTCATGTACGCCGTCAAGGCCAAGCCCGGCACGCCGCTCGCCGCCAAGCCCGAACGCGAGCGGCTGCTCTACCTGCGGACCATCCAGGACTTCGTCCTCGTGCCTTATCTTCGGCGTTCGATCAAGAACGTGGCCGAGATCGACGCGACGGGCGGCTACAAGAAGGAGATCCACATCGATATCCACCCCGAGCGCCTCGAAAAGGTCGGCGTGACCATCGAGCAGGTGGCCGAACGCCTGGAAGGCGTCGGCGAGAACTCGGGCGGCGGCTACATCCAGCCCAAGGGCCGTCAGGTGATCGTGCGCGCCTCCGGCCGGCTGAGGAGCCTCGACGAGATCCGCGTCATCCCCGTCAAGCTCGACGTGCGCGGCAAGCCCGTCCCGCTGTCGGCGGTGGCCGACGTCAAGGAAGGCTTCGCCCAGCGGATGGGCGGCGCGACGGAGAACGGCGAGGAGACGGTCATGGGCATCATGCTCATGCTCAGCGGGGCCAACTCCCGCCAGGTGGCG
This genomic stretch from Elusimicrobiota bacterium harbors:
- a CDS encoding TolC family protein, with protein sequence MSTLFAAAAAILLAGPVFAQEAAPSAKRYALAELVSLALKSTPLLTAQDARVEENSLSAAQARVWEGPSAGILLGRKSEPAGSGPAYELSASVPLPLTGEPGLRGRLLDLETESSRVKRAASEVLVTAAVAQGAFEYASGRRKAAFAESRRKRFELIQSYLSGRVFPTPQRKAESRIVQHRLNNLAADAIQSEAGAKASLEKLRTYAPLAPGETPDVEVPWLSGARRLDGKEWLDKALADNPELRVQRLSVRGAGLDRALASREGLPDASLVASYERAKAAETEKTYGVGLSFAFPSWNANRSGIRSAEKKKLAEERLLGFAERKLQADMLHALVEYEAARQVVLKYTPETLTDLEAQLRAADEGFSKGQVDLLTLLELDGSAAETFGRALDAQTDLAAKAAELFVLTADRDALTKLASF